AATCAGTATTTAAATGCTGATTGGGAATTTCAAAGTGGGGCTGATTATCGGCTCCAAGTACAAGATAACTTTAAAGATAAAACAGAGGAGGAATAACAATGCCTAATTTACAAAACGGCGGACGTGGTACTGTTACGGTTAATGCTGCACGAAATGAAGTGCTTCATTTGATTTATAACGGTAAAGATAAGATTCTTAATTCAGGACTTGCAAAAGGAAATGCTGTTCAAGCACAAAGAACCACAGCAAAGGTTACTGCAGTCGCCGGGTTTTATGGTGAGCCGTATTACTACGAATCAGGAGACGATAGCGCAAAGGTTACTATTAACGTTAAGGATGGTTCAGAAACTGATAACATCCTCCAAGCGCTCTACAATGATCAGTTCGATGATAGCAACAACTTAGTTTCAACTTTTGATTTGAAAATTGAACAAAAGGATAAACATAAAGTTACGACGTTAACTGATTGTTTGATTGCAAACGAACCTAACCAGGATATGAATGATGCAGATCACTCGATGGCTTGGTCATTGCTGGCTGGTAAAATGACTACAATTTCTCAAAAGCCAAATGACAACGATTTTCCTTGGAGTGATAGCACTAGTGCAAATGGTGGTGGCGCTTTACCAGATTCCACGCCGAGTAGTAACAAGTCCGGTAATTAAAATTCATTATCAATCAGACGACGGAGAACCACTGGAAAAAATTGATAACCAACTTTCTGATGTCACTTTAACAGGTAGCCCTGGTAGTAGTTATTCAATCAAAACTCCGCCAGTCAGTGGATATGGATATCTAAAGAGTACACTACCTTTGAAAGGTGTATTCACCTCAAGTCAATCTGCTTTAGTAATTTATAGCAAGAATAAATAATAAATCACCTGCATATTTTGCGGGGATTTTTAATACATAGCTCACGAATTTAGTGAGCAATAAAAATAAAAGGAGAATGATTTATGGCAACAGCTTTAGATAAAATGATGAGTAATCAATTTAACCAAAAGGTTGATTATGAAGTTGATGGAGAAAAACATACTCGTAACATTTCAGTTAAGAAACCAGGTTATTTAACTGATTTGAAACTTAAAGACTTGATGAATGTTGGTGATCAAAAAGCTAATTTTGGCCGGATTTTTGAAATTTTAATGAATGAAGTCCTGGTACAGCCACAATGGACTTATTCAATTCTTGATAAGAAACTTCCAAAGAAATTACGTGAAAAAGAAGTAGCAGTTGACGTAGAGGGTCAAACGAAGAAAGTTAAACTAGTTTTCCCGGGCTATCGTTTGGCATTGAATACTTTATTAATGATTACCTCCCCAATTTCCGGAGCTTACAACATGTCTGGTTTTATGGAGTCAGTAATTACTAATATGGTTCGTACCACAGAAGGTAATAAAGTAGAACCTGATTTCTTTGATCCAGGACAACCTGGAGATGGTTTAGGTGATGAAGTCATGAAGCAAGCAACTCCATTTCTTAATGACATTGCTTCTTACGATGGTGTACTACCGACATTGTTAAAGGCTTACACGTTTCTGGCAGAAAAAGACTAGTGAAAGTCGTTATTTAGATGATTTTGGTGACATAGATGAACAGAAAATACAAGATGATGTCCGTGATAACCAGGACGTCATTTTTATTTGTTACGAATTGAATTTAAAGCGTGAAGAGGTTCTTTCAAAAACTCACGATGAATTTACCAGGTTAATCTATGAAGCTAAATTTGTTCAGAAGCTAAAGATTGATGAGATGGCAACGGCTATTTCTAAAGTATTTAGTGATGATGATTAATTAAATATTTAACGTTAGGAGGTGATACTGATGGCAGAAACAGCCCAACGAGCTGGTATTGATATTCCCGTTACAATTACTAATCTTGAAGGCCTGGAAAAAGTTCATAATCAGGTTAATTCACTTTTATCCCAAGTTCCGAAATTAAAAGAAGGGTTTGGAAGCCTTGATCTAAAACTAGATTTTGGTAACAAGGCAGAAAATCAGATTAATGAACTAAATAGCAAGTTGGGTTCGACTAATGAGCTTTTAAACAAGGTTCATAGTGATGTTAATAATGTAGCTTCTAGGTTTGGTAGTGCTAATGAAAGTGTTTCTGCTTTCGATAACAAAGTTAAAGAAGCAAGTGGAAATACTAAAAAACTAGGTGAAAATTCATCACAAAGCAATGAGCAGTTTAAAAAAGCAATTGGCATTCTTTCCGATATGTCAGGTGACATAAAAAAGGTAGTCGAAGCACAGCATCATCAGACCGAAGAGATTAAGACTACTAATGTTCAATTAGGACAATCAAGAGTGTCTATTGATGAAATAAAACGTAGTCAAAATGAGTTTACGAGTGCAATCAGGAGTTCATCAGAACAATCAGATAAACTCCGAGAGAATGTTAGCAAGGTCAGCCAAAAGGTTAAAATGAAGCCGATTTTAACCGAAAACGCAGATGCCACTGAAAAATTTAGAAGTAAATTAGGTGGAGTTCAAGAAACGGCCGACAAAACTTCACATATCTTTGGTTCAATGTTAGGTGCTCATTTAGTAGCTAACGGGATTACTAATGCCTTCATGTCAATTCAAATGCATGTTAACGAGGCAAAGGAAGCAATAGTTGAATACAACAACAAGCAACAAGTCATGTCTGCTACATGGGATACCTTAACTGGTAATGCTGAAAAAGGTAAAGCCATGGTTGATGTAGGTAATCAACTTTCCAAAGCTTACGGACAAAACATTGAGGTTGTCGATGAACTGAATCAGAAGTTCTACCATGTCTTTAATAATAAAGAGCAAACAGAACAACTGACTAAATCAGTTCTGACATTAGGTGATACCTTAGGCATGTCTGATGCAAACGTTCAGCGATTGGGCGAAAATTTCACTCACATGATGACGTCTGGAAAGATGCAGATGGGTGATTTTAACCACATCACTGATCAACTTCCGATGTTTGGAGAGAAGCTCCTCGAACAGCAAAAACGTATCCAAAATAATTCAAACCTGACTATGCAAGAACTGCAAAAGCAAATGTCAGCCGGTAAGATTTCTGCCAAGGATGCCGAAGATGTCATGAATGAGTTGGGTGACAAATATCAAAAAGCATCAGAAAACTTGATGAAAACCATGCCTGGTATGACACGGGCAATTAAGTCACAAATTCCAGCCCTAATGAATGACATCTATTCACCTTTTGCTAAAATGCGAAACCCGTTGTTTGAACAAGTTTCAGAATGGGTCAAAGACAAAAGGACTGAGAACGAGTTTAAATCTTTAGGTGACAACATTGCCAAGCAAATTCAACGAGTTACTGATGCACTAAATGTTAAAAACATGAATGTTACCGGTGGTTTAGATCATATTGTTGCAATGCTCAATCAAGGGGTTACTAACCTAGCCACAGGAATTATTAAAAATAAAGATACTATCAAAGGTTTCTTCGAAGTTATCAAAGAAGGTTCGGTTGGTAGCTTTAAAGTTTTTATTCAAGTGCTTAAAGATATTGAGCCATTGCTCCGACTTACCGCTGGTTCTGCTGAAAAGCATCCTAAGCTATTTGCTGCTATTGCAATTAGTGGGCTTGCAGCAGGTAAAGCAATTAGAACGGTTAGCGCTGCTTATCGTGGTATGAGAGCTGCTAAAGAAGTAGCTGGTTGGATAAATCAATTTACTCAAAAGCAAAAAGCCGCAACAGAAGCAAATAAGGAATTTACATCTGTGCAAAAGGGACTTAATACAGCGATGAGCGCCAATCCTATTGGATCAGTAATTAAAGTCTTAACTATAATTATGCCTCTATTAGTAACCCTTTATGCTACTTGTAAACCTTTTAGAGATTTTGTTAATAGTATATTCAAACCAATTATTGATTGGATTGGTAAACTAGTTTCTCCTCTAAAGGGATTAGGCAAAACATTTACTAACGTTTTTGGCGGAATAATTGACTTCTTCAAAAGTAATTGGAAAACAGTAGGAACTTTAATTATTGCCCCTTTTACTGGTATGAGTAAATTCTTGGGAAGTATTTTTAGTGGAATCACTAAGCTAATCAGTGGATTTGTTAACTCAGCTAAAAAGACCCTATCAGGATGGTTAAAACCTTTAACTAGTTCTGACGAATTTAAGTACATGAGTAAGCAGTTTCAATACTTTATAGGTCAAGTTTCCAATTTTGTTAGTACTGTTAAATCGATTATTGGAAATGCCTTTAGTGGTATTAGTAAGATGTTTAGTGGTTTTGGCAAATTATTCCAATCCATTTTTAAGAAAATTGATTTTTCATCAATTACTAAAGCGATTGGCCCAGCTTTCAAAGATATTGGAAATAAGTTTAATGGGTTCGCTAAACAGGTCAGTGGCTTAGTTAATTTATTATCTAAGCTATTTATGCCTGCTCTTAAAGTAGTTGGTAAATTCATTTCAGCTGAAGTTAAAGGCTGGGCCATTATATTCTCAGCTGTATTTAAAGTTATTGGAATCGTAATGAAACCAGTTCTACAACTAATTGGAGCTGTTGCAGCGGCAATTGGTTGGTTAGGGTTACAAGTACTAAAAATCATCGGAAAGAGTCTATTAGTATACTTGAAAACTGCCTTTAAAGTTTTAGGCGATTTATTCAAGTTCCTTGGTGATGAAATTGGATTAGCAACCAAGATTATTAAGAGTTCTGTTCAATTAATTTCAGATATTTTTCATGGCAATTTCAATAGAATTGGAAAAGATGTATCTAAAATTTGGAGTGAACTTTGGAACGGTGTAACGAAGCTTCTTAAAGATACCTTTAAAATTTTAGACGATGCAACAGGTGGATGGATTAGTAAGACAATCAAAATCTTTGTTGATTTTTGGAATGGAATTAAATCCATGTGGAAATCAACGACTGATTGGATTAATAATTTATGGAATGGGTTCCTAACGTATCTCAAGGAAGTATGGCGTCATTCACTTTTGAAGGAAATTGTTGATGTTGCAGTAAGTGCCTGGGATAAAGTTAAAACATTCTTTAGAGATGGGATTGGAAAAATCCAGGATATGTGGCATTCTTTCACTGATTTATTAAAGAGTGTTTGGGATAACACATTCGGTGCAATTATTGACCGTGTTAAGGGAGCAATTGATTCTGTACATCATCACATGGTTAGTATTGCTCGTGGTGTCATTAAACCTGTTAATACCATGTTAAAAGGCTTGAAAGATGGTATTAACTGGGTTCTAGATAAAGTTGGAGCAGGAAAGATTTCCGCAAAGTGGGAAATTGCAATGCCTAGCTATGCTACTGGTACACCAGACACTCAATCTCATCCTGGTGGATTAGCTAAGGTAAATGATGGGATTGGTTCAAATTTCCGAGAGATGTATCAATTACCTAACGGAGAGGTTGGACTATTTCCGGATAAGCGTAATTTAATGGTTAACCTTCCAAAAGGAACTAGTGTCCTTGATGGAGAAAAGTCCGCTAAATTAGCTCAGATGATGGGTATACCAGCTTACGAAAATGGTATTGGTAAGTTCTTCGGGAACGTTGGAAAAGCTGTCTCAGGTACATTTAAGGGCAT
The Fructilactobacillus ixorae genome window above contains:
- a CDS encoding phage protein, with the translated sequence MPNLQNGGRGTVTVNAARNEVLHLIYNGKDKILNSGLAKGNAVQAQRTTAKVTAVAGFYGEPYYYESGDDSAKVTINVKDGSETDNILQALYNDQFDDSNNLVSTFDLKIEQKDKHKVTTLTDCLIANEPNQDMNDADHSMAWSLLAGKMTTISQKPNDNDFPWSDSTSANGGGALPDSTPSSNKSGN
- a CDS encoding MucBP domain-containing protein; protein product: MVVALYQIPRRVVTSPVIKIHYQSDDGEPLEKIDNQLSDVTLTGSPGSSYSIKTPPVSGYGYLKSTLPLKGVFTSSQSALVIYSKNK
- a CDS encoding tape measure protein, with amino-acid sequence MAETAQRAGIDIPVTITNLEGLEKVHNQVNSLLSQVPKLKEGFGSLDLKLDFGNKAENQINELNSKLGSTNELLNKVHSDVNNVASRFGSANESVSAFDNKVKEASGNTKKLGENSSQSNEQFKKAIGILSDMSGDIKKVVEAQHHQTEEIKTTNVQLGQSRVSIDEIKRSQNEFTSAIRSSSEQSDKLRENVSKVSQKVKMKPILTENADATEKFRSKLGGVQETADKTSHIFGSMLGAHLVANGITNAFMSIQMHVNEAKEAIVEYNNKQQVMSATWDTLTGNAEKGKAMVDVGNQLSKAYGQNIEVVDELNQKFYHVFNNKEQTEQLTKSVLTLGDTLGMSDANVQRLGENFTHMMTSGKMQMGDFNHITDQLPMFGEKLLEQQKRIQNNSNLTMQELQKQMSAGKISAKDAEDVMNELGDKYQKASENLMKTMPGMTRAIKSQIPALMNDIYSPFAKMRNPLFEQVSEWVKDKRTENEFKSLGDNIAKQIQRVTDALNVKNMNVTGGLDHIVAMLNQGVTNLATGIIKNKDTIKGFFEVIKEGSVGSFKVFIQVLKDIEPLLRLTAGSAEKHPKLFAAIAISGLAAGKAIRTVSAAYRGMRAAKEVAGWINQFTQKQKAATEANKEFTSVQKGLNTAMSANPIGSVIKVLTIIMPLLVTLYATCKPFRDFVNSIFKPIIDWIGKLVSPLKGLGKTFTNVFGGIIDFFKSNWKTVGTLIIAPFTGMSKFLGSIFSGITKLISGFVNSAKKTLSGWLKPLTSSDEFKYMSKQFQYFIGQVSNFVSTVKSIIGNAFSGISKMFSGFGKLFQSIFKKIDFSSITKAIGPAFKDIGNKFNGFAKQVSGLVNLLSKLFMPALKVVGKFISAEVKGWAIIFSAVFKVIGIVMKPVLQLIGAVAAAIGWLGLQVLKIIGKSLLVYLKTAFKVLGDLFKFLGDEIGLATKIIKSSVQLISDIFHGNFNRIGKDVSKIWSELWNGVTKLLKDTFKILDDATGGWISKTIKIFVDFWNGIKSMWKSTTDWINNLWNGFLTYLKEVWRHSLLKEIVDVAVSAWDKVKTFFRDGIGKIQDMWHSFTDLLKSVWDNTFGAIIDRVKGAIDSVHHHMVSIARGVIKPVNTMLKGLKDGINWVLDKVGAGKISAKWEIAMPSYATGTPDTQSHPGGLAKVNDGIGSNFREMYQLPNGEVGLFPDKRNLMVNLPKGTSVLDGEKSAKLAQMMGIPAYENGIGKFFGNVGKAVSGTFKGIWDKGSDLVEMADKILKNPINFLETVFTKFLSGTSSNISLASDIITNFPSTVAKSGVNWIKGLINKLKDESGGDVKMGAVGHYNPEQIRKAADQMHVNLSDHMLKVIQALIQGESGGNAGVVQHGYTDVNSGSSATLARGLLQFVPSTFANYAVSGHNNIFNAYDQLLALFNDSNWANDIGPHGGWSPSGHRRMENGGFIDSNQMIEIAEGNRLEAVVPLTKRSRAFEVLRQIFGIMKPNENEKRQAVGNNSQRFDDSFFSPSNDSKNDKATSNSRSDEINELKKSNEIKKQMLDTLIQLTGLSAAQVDAIKKSKLSINDINREQGNSFSISNYQGLN